The Ruania alba genome has a window encoding:
- a CDS encoding dihydrolipoyl dehydrogenase family protein, which produces MSTWDVLVIGAGAVGENVAGQVVAGGLSAVIVESELVGGECSYWACMPSKALLRSGAVRRAAAHVRGSGVHQAEAPPVVDRSEVLARRNTFTSGWDDAGQVTWLENTGIDLVRGRGRLTGERTVEVTTTDGTVQLEARHAVVICTGSDAAVPAALAPAAPWTSREATSAEEIPERLAIVGGGVVGVEMATAYRDLGAAVTLLVRGRVLPGAEPFAGDLVAGTLRETGVDVRTGVSVTEAVRDAVTGTVRLSCDDGQVVVADEVLAATGRRPRTDDIGLSVVGRSDGEWLDVDDTMRVSGSGWLYAVGDVNHRALLTHQGKYQARAAGDAIVARAHGQGVADHAWGAHAATADHEAVPQVAFSDPEVASVGLTAAAAEDAGYPVRVVDYELGSVAGAALHADGYTGTARMVVDTERQVILGVTFAGPDVAELLHAATIAVVGQVPIDRLWHAVPSYPTISEVWLRLLETYGRP; this is translated from the coding sequence ATGAGCACTTGGGACGTGCTGGTGATTGGTGCCGGAGCTGTCGGTGAGAACGTCGCCGGACAGGTCGTGGCCGGTGGCCTGAGTGCGGTGATCGTCGAGTCCGAGCTCGTCGGTGGGGAGTGCTCCTACTGGGCGTGCATGCCGTCCAAGGCACTACTCCGCTCCGGCGCCGTGCGCCGAGCTGCCGCCCACGTACGAGGTTCCGGGGTACACCAGGCGGAGGCACCGCCAGTGGTGGATCGGTCTGAGGTGCTCGCGCGGCGGAACACGTTCACCAGCGGCTGGGACGATGCCGGTCAGGTGACATGGCTGGAGAACACCGGCATCGACCTCGTGCGCGGACGTGGCCGGCTCACCGGCGAGCGTACGGTCGAGGTGACCACCACCGACGGCACCGTCCAGCTGGAGGCGCGGCACGCCGTCGTGATCTGCACCGGCAGCGATGCTGCGGTGCCGGCCGCGCTCGCCCCGGCCGCTCCATGGACCTCCCGCGAGGCCACCAGCGCCGAGGAGATCCCCGAACGCCTTGCCATTGTCGGCGGAGGAGTGGTCGGCGTAGAGATGGCGACGGCGTACCGGGACCTGGGTGCCGCCGTCACCCTCCTGGTACGGGGCCGGGTGCTCCCCGGTGCCGAGCCGTTCGCCGGTGACCTCGTGGCCGGGACGTTGCGCGAGACGGGCGTGGACGTGCGCACCGGGGTGAGTGTCACAGAAGCGGTGCGGGACGCCGTCACCGGGACGGTACGCCTGAGCTGTGACGACGGTCAGGTGGTGGTCGCGGACGAGGTGCTGGCCGCCACGGGGCGCCGCCCCCGCACCGACGACATAGGTCTGTCCGTCGTCGGTCGCAGCGATGGCGAGTGGCTGGACGTCGACGACACGATGCGGGTGTCCGGGTCCGGCTGGCTGTACGCCGTCGGTGACGTGAACCACCGGGCCTTGCTCACCCACCAGGGCAAATACCAGGCGCGCGCCGCTGGGGACGCGATCGTCGCCCGGGCGCACGGGCAGGGGGTGGCCGATCACGCCTGGGGCGCCCACGCCGCCACCGCCGACCATGAAGCTGTTCCGCAGGTCGCGTTCAGCGACCCGGAGGTGGCGAGCGTGGGCCTGACCGCTGCCGCGGCTGAGGACGCCGGATACCCCGTGCGGGTGGTGGACTACGAGCTCGGCTCGGTCGCCGGTGCGGCACTGCATGCGGACGGGTACACCGGCACGGCGCGGATGGTGGTGGACACGGAGCGGCAGGTGATCCTCGGGGTGACGTTCGCCGGCCCGGACGTGGCCGAACTGCTGCACGCAGCCACGATCGCCGTGGTGGGGCAGGTGCCGATCGATCGGCTCTGGCACGCGGTGCCGTCCTATCCGACGATCAGCGAGGTGTGGCTGCGGCTGCTGGAGACCTACGGGCGGCCCTGA
- the dhaK gene encoding dihydroxyacetone kinase subunit DhaK has product MKKLINDPQAVVAETVDGFAAAHADLVVSSGDPETLFVSRAGGAVAGKVGLVSGGGSGHEPLHAGFVGRGMLDAAVPGAVFTSPTPDPIMAATKAADGGAGVLHIVKNYTGDVLNFETAAELAELEDITVKTVVVNDDVAVQDSLFTAGRRGVAGTVLVEKIAGAAAERGDDLDSVAAIATRVNENVRSMGVALTACTVPHAGKPSFDLDDDEIEIGIGIHGEPGRERIPSASADEITEQLLTAVAGDLQVASGDRVVLLVNGMGGTPASELYIVYRKARALLEERGAEVTRSLVGNYVTSLEMQGASITVLRLDEELLALYDAPVHTPALTWGA; this is encoded by the coding sequence ATGAAGAAGCTGATCAACGATCCGCAGGCAGTCGTCGCCGAGACGGTCGACGGCTTCGCCGCCGCCCACGCCGATCTGGTGGTCTCCAGCGGCGATCCGGAGACACTGTTCGTCTCCCGTGCCGGCGGTGCCGTCGCCGGGAAGGTAGGCCTGGTCAGCGGCGGCGGGAGCGGGCACGAGCCGCTGCACGCCGGTTTCGTCGGCCGCGGCATGCTGGATGCCGCCGTGCCCGGAGCGGTGTTCACCTCGCCCACGCCGGACCCCATCATGGCTGCCACGAAGGCCGCCGACGGCGGTGCGGGTGTGCTGCACATCGTGAAGAACTACACCGGGGACGTGCTCAACTTCGAGACGGCCGCCGAACTCGCCGAGCTCGAGGACATCACCGTCAAGACGGTCGTCGTCAACGATGACGTGGCCGTGCAGGACTCCCTGTTCACCGCCGGCCGTCGCGGGGTCGCGGGCACGGTCCTGGTGGAGAAGATCGCCGGCGCCGCCGCCGAGCGCGGGGACGATCTGGACTCCGTGGCGGCGATCGCGACCAGGGTCAACGAGAACGTCCGCTCGATGGGAGTGGCCCTCACCGCGTGCACCGTGCCGCACGCCGGGAAGCCGTCTTTCGACCTGGACGACGACGAGATCGAGATCGGCATCGGGATCCACGGCGAACCCGGGCGCGAGCGCATCCCGTCCGCGTCCGCCGACGAGATCACCGAACAGCTCCTGACGGCGGTCGCCGGCGACCTGCAGGTGGCGTCCGGTGACCGTGTGGTCCTGCTGGTGAACGGTATGGGCGGCACGCCGGCTTCCGAGCTGTACATCGTCTACCGGAAGGCGCGTGCGCTGCTCGAGGAGCGTGGTGCTGAGGTGACTCGCTCCCTGGTGGGCAACTACGTGACCTCGCTGGAGATGCAGGGGGCCTCGATCACGGTGCTGCGCCTGGACGAGGAGCTGCTCGCCCTGTACGACGCCCCGGTGCACACCCCGGCGCTCACCTGGGGGGCGTGA
- the dhaL gene encoding dihydroxyacetone kinase subunit DhaL produces the protein MLNVAWARAWVQASAAVVGKNRMALIDLDRAIGDGDHGENLDRGFTAVLAKLEAAETATIGDVFALVAKTLMSTVGGAAGPLYGTAYLRAAKAAPAETVDAAGVADILEAAVGGIVARGKAELEDATMVDAWSPAAEAAREVATSGGSARAALAAAATAARTGAAATEPLIARKGRASYLGARSQGHRDPGAESSALLLQAAVEAAEASHG, from the coding sequence CTGCTTAATGTGGCATGGGCGCGCGCCTGGGTGCAGGCGAGTGCCGCCGTCGTGGGTAAGAACCGGATGGCGCTGATCGACCTGGATCGGGCGATCGGCGACGGCGACCACGGGGAGAACCTGGACCGCGGGTTCACGGCCGTGCTCGCCAAGCTCGAAGCCGCCGAGACCGCCACCATCGGCGACGTCTTCGCGCTGGTGGCGAAGACGTTGATGTCCACGGTGGGTGGCGCCGCCGGGCCGCTGTACGGCACCGCCTACCTGCGCGCAGCGAAGGCGGCACCGGCCGAGACGGTGGATGCGGCCGGAGTGGCCGACATCCTGGAGGCCGCCGTCGGTGGCATCGTCGCGCGGGGCAAGGCCGAGCTCGAGGACGCGACCATGGTGGATGCCTGGTCGCCGGCCGCCGAGGCCGCACGCGAGGTGGCAACTTCCGGCGGAAGCGCACGAGCGGCGCTCGCAGCAGCGGCCACCGCGGCGCGGACCGGCGCCGCGGCCACGGAGCCGCTGATCGCTCGCAAGGGTCGGGCCAGCTACCTGGGCGCACGATCGCAAGGTCACCGAGATCCGGGGGCGGAGTCCAGCGCGTTGCTGCTCCAGGCAGCTGTCGAGGCGGCGGAGGCGTCCCATGGCTGA
- the dhaM gene encoding dihydroxyacetone kinase phosphoryl donor subunit DhaM: MAEPTTALLLVSHSAALAAGTAEVAAQMAPDVAIRAAGGTDDGRIGTSYDLVEQAVTGLLDEGGGAVVLLTDLGSAALTAESVLEMADDDRLLLADAPFVEGAVAAAVAAQGGATGLAVRAAAEEAATSFGPVDREDEPPPLETAAPSQPAAEALTRTLVLRNRLGLHARPAAMLARKVGEFDADVQLNGIDAASILAIMGLGLTAGAELQVEATGPQAAEALDAIEADVEAGFGEE; encoded by the coding sequence ATGGCTGAACCCACCACGGCGCTGCTGCTCGTCTCCCACTCCGCTGCGCTCGCGGCGGGAACGGCCGAGGTTGCTGCGCAGATGGCCCCGGACGTCGCGATCCGGGCGGCCGGTGGCACCGACGACGGCCGGATCGGTACCAGCTACGACCTGGTGGAGCAGGCAGTGACCGGGCTGCTCGACGAGGGTGGCGGTGCCGTGGTGCTGCTCACCGACCTCGGATCGGCTGCACTGACCGCCGAGTCCGTGCTGGAGATGGCCGACGACGACCGCCTCCTGCTCGCCGACGCCCCGTTCGTCGAGGGAGCGGTCGCCGCCGCCGTGGCTGCGCAGGGTGGTGCGACAGGGCTGGCCGTTCGTGCGGCCGCGGAAGAGGCCGCGACCTCGTTCGGCCCGGTCGATCGTGAGGATGAGCCGCCGCCTCTGGAGACTGCTGCCCCATCGCAGCCGGCGGCCGAGGCCCTCACCCGCACGCTCGTGCTGCGCAACCGGCTCGGCCTCCACGCTCGCCCAGCAGCGATGCTCGCTCGCAAGGTGGGGGAGTTCGACGCGGATGTCCAGCTCAACGGCATCGATGCTGCCAGCATCCTGGCCATCATGGGGCTCGGACTCACTGCTGGGGCCGAGCTTCAGGTGGAGGCGACCGGCCCACAGGCGGCCGAGGCGCTGGATGCCATCGAGGCGGACGTCGAGGCGGGCTTCGGCGAGGAGTAA
- a CDS encoding TetR/AcrR family transcriptional regulator: MQNEFGLRERKKIARRDALIDATHELIREHGLDNVTVEAICERVGVSVRTFFNYFESKLHAALGATPFSLDAEFCATYTAGGPSGDFAADTRDLLDQVLERPMPSKERIMAVIEIIKAEPTLVTRHMAIFESAVKEIEALIRQRLDAPDGDFRPEMYAMTVFHLARWATSLWHDAGGVGHPRDHIGGAYSDLRALIT; encoded by the coding sequence ATGCAGAATGAGTTCGGGCTCCGGGAACGGAAGAAGATCGCGCGACGCGACGCGCTCATCGACGCCACCCACGAGCTGATCCGCGAGCACGGGCTCGACAACGTGACCGTCGAGGCTATCTGTGAGCGCGTGGGCGTCTCCGTGCGCACGTTCTTCAACTACTTCGAGTCCAAGCTGCACGCCGCCCTCGGGGCCACGCCGTTCAGCCTGGACGCGGAGTTCTGCGCCACGTACACCGCGGGCGGACCCTCCGGTGACTTCGCGGCCGATACTCGCGACCTGCTCGACCAGGTCCTGGAACGGCCGATGCCCTCCAAGGAGCGCATCATGGCCGTGATCGAGATCATCAAGGCCGAACCCACGCTGGTGACCCGGCACATGGCGATCTTCGAGTCGGCCGTGAAGGAGATCGAGGCGCTGATCCGGCAGCGCCTCGATGCACCGGACGGCGACTTCCGCCCGGAGATGTACGCGATGACCGTCTTCCACCTGGCCCGCTGGGCGACCTCTCTCTGGCACGACGCCGGGGGAGTCGGGCATCCGCGCGATCACATCGGCGGCGCCTACAGCGACCTGCGCGCCCTGATCACCTGA
- a CDS encoding MDR family MFS transporter, with the protein MATTTAPPADQPTIVLTKRTVWLIFAALMAGMFMASLDQSILGTAMPTIVGELSGVEHQGWLITAYILAVAIAMPLYGKFGDIWGRRWPFLIAIGLFTIASVGAGFSGSFGALVFWRGVQGLGGGGLMILSQAIIADIVPARERGKYMGPMGALFGISAVLGPLLGGLFTDHADWRWCFWLNVPIGLIAMVIAWRTLRLPSHRPTKRVDVLGIILLSLGTSGIVLATSWESWSGSAGYDWSDPGLLALVIGTLATIGAFILVERRAQDPLLPLHLFKIRTFSIASAVGLVIGMSMFAALGFLPTFLQMSTGTGVTQSGLLMLPMMAGLMLTSIASGFAIVRMGRYRIFPIVGMAIATAGLIWLTRLTGDISLWLYSAMIFVLGAGLGLVMQTIVLAVQNSVDPREIGTATSANNFIREIGAAVGTALFSTIFTSRLVDNLTDGFADAGVPPGAGGDLGVDSLTPQAVNEMPGPIKQIVVDSYADALAPSFWYLVPLLAAGFLLTLLLKEVTLSDTAGMVARGEAVADPAASDGGPSQQEGALAPVGARLSEEDAAAGGGELDSGGPGADGPDLSGPDSDGPGTTLDR; encoded by the coding sequence ATGGCAACCACCACCGCCCCACCGGCGGACCAGCCGACGATCGTGCTGACCAAGCGCACCGTCTGGCTGATCTTCGCTGCCCTGATGGCCGGGATGTTCATGGCATCACTGGACCAGTCCATCTTGGGCACCGCGATGCCCACCATCGTGGGCGAGCTCAGCGGAGTGGAGCACCAGGGCTGGCTCATCACCGCGTACATCCTCGCCGTGGCCATCGCCATGCCCCTGTACGGCAAGTTCGGCGACATCTGGGGACGGCGGTGGCCGTTCCTGATCGCCATCGGCTTGTTCACCATCGCCTCGGTCGGTGCCGGGTTCTCCGGCAGCTTCGGCGCCCTGGTGTTCTGGCGTGGCGTGCAGGGTCTGGGCGGTGGTGGCCTGATGATCCTCTCGCAGGCGATCATCGCCGACATCGTCCCTGCCCGGGAGCGCGGCAAGTACATGGGCCCGATGGGTGCACTGTTCGGCATCTCCGCCGTGCTCGGCCCGCTGCTCGGCGGCCTGTTCACCGATCATGCCGACTGGCGGTGGTGCTTCTGGCTGAACGTGCCGATCGGATTGATCGCCATGGTCATCGCCTGGCGCACGCTGCGCCTGCCCAGCCACCGCCCCACGAAGCGGGTGGACGTTCTCGGCATCATCCTGCTCAGTCTCGGCACCTCCGGCATCGTGCTGGCCACGAGCTGGGAGTCCTGGTCCGGCAGTGCCGGCTATGACTGGTCCGACCCCGGGCTGCTCGCCCTGGTGATCGGAACCCTCGCGACCATCGGGGCCTTCATCCTGGTGGAGCGCCGTGCACAGGACCCGCTCCTGCCGCTGCACCTGTTCAAGATCCGCACCTTCTCCATCGCCTCCGCGGTCGGTCTGGTGATCGGGATGAGCATGTTCGCCGCACTGGGCTTCCTGCCCACCTTCCTGCAGATGTCCACCGGCACCGGTGTGACCCAGTCCGGACTGTTGATGCTGCCGATGATGGCCGGGCTGATGCTCACCTCGATCGCCTCCGGTTTCGCGATCGTGCGCATGGGGCGGTATCGCATCTTCCCGATCGTCGGGATGGCGATCGCGACTGCGGGACTGATCTGGCTGACCCGGCTCACCGGAGACATCTCCCTGTGGCTGTACTCGGCGATGATCTTCGTGCTCGGCGCCGGACTCGGCCTGGTGATGCAGACGATCGTGCTCGCTGTGCAGAACTCCGTGGACCCCCGGGAGATCGGTACCGCCACGAGTGCGAACAACTTCATCCGGGAGATCGGCGCGGCCGTGGGAACCGCGCTGTTCAGCACGATCTTCACCTCGCGGTTGGTGGACAATCTCACCGACGGGTTCGCCGACGCCGGTGTGCCGCCGGGCGCGGGCGGCGACCTCGGGGTGGACTCACTCACCCCGCAGGCCGTGAACGAGATGCCGGGGCCGATCAAGCAGATCGTGGTGGACTCCTACGCCGATGCGCTGGCCCCGAGCTTCTGGTACCTGGTGCCGCTGCTTGCGGCCGGTTTCCTGCTCACGCTCCTGCTCAAGGAGGTCACGCTGTCCGACACAGCGGGAATGGTGGCTCGTGGTGAGGCCGTGGCGGACCCGGCAGCCTCCGACGGCGGCCCCTCGCAGCAGGAGGGTGCCCTCGCCCCGGTCGGGGCTCGCCTCTCCGAGGAAGACGCGGCCGCCGGCGGCGGCGAGCTGGACTCGGGCGGGCCTGGCGCGGACGGGCCGGACTTGAGCGGGCCGGACTCGGACGGGCCGGGCACTACCCTGGACCGGTGA
- a CDS encoding DUF4233 domain-containing protein: protein MTSSSSGAAAPKPPRPARPLFCTSVLWLEVLLVLFIVLVGYGLRVAEPALILGVGAVMTVLCSVAARMQRTRTGLVLGSIAQVLFLLGGLVIPAMWFIGGIFAVVWIIAVWLGSRIDRERAERRREAAA, encoded by the coding sequence GTGACTTCTTCATCCTCGGGCGCGGCAGCCCCGAAGCCGCCGCGCCCGGCCCGGCCGCTCTTCTGCACCAGTGTGCTCTGGCTCGAGGTGCTGCTCGTGCTGTTCATCGTGCTGGTCGGGTACGGCCTCCGGGTGGCGGAGCCCGCGTTGATCCTCGGCGTCGGTGCGGTGATGACGGTGCTGTGCTCCGTCGCAGCGCGGATGCAGCGCACGCGCACCGGACTGGTGCTCGGCTCGATCGCGCAGGTGTTGTTCCTGCTCGGTGGTCTGGTGATCCCCGCGATGTGGTTCATCGGCGGGATCTTCGCGGTGGTGTGGATCATCGCGGTCTGGCTGGGCTCCAGGATCGACCGGGAGCGCGCGGAACGTCGTCGCGAGGCAGCTGCGTAG
- the ndk gene encoding nucleoside-diphosphate kinase, giving the protein MSENIERTLVLVKPDGVRRGLSGEILRRIEAKGYTLVNLQLRAADDALLAAHYAEHEGKPFYAPLVDFMKSGPVLAAVVEGHRVIEGFRTLAGTTDPTAALPGTIRGDLGRDWGLQVQQNLVHGSDSPESAEREIGLWFPQA; this is encoded by the coding sequence ATGAGTGAGAACATCGAGCGCACCCTGGTCCTGGTCAAGCCGGACGGCGTCCGTCGCGGACTGAGCGGAGAGATCCTGCGCCGCATCGAGGCCAAGGGCTACACCCTGGTGAACCTGCAGTTGAGGGCAGCCGACGATGCCCTGTTGGCCGCCCATTACGCCGAGCACGAGGGCAAGCCGTTCTATGCGCCGCTGGTGGACTTCATGAAGTCCGGCCCGGTGCTCGCGGCCGTCGTGGAGGGTCACCGGGTGATCGAGGGGTTCCGCACGCTGGCGGGGACCACCGACCCGACGGCGGCGCTGCCGGGGACCATCCGCGGTGACCTGGGCCGGGACTGGGGGCTGCAGGTGCAGCAGAACCTGGTGCACGGGTCCGATTCGCCGGAGAGCGCCGAGCGTGAGATCGGGCTCTGGTTCCCGCAGGCCTGA
- a CDS encoding CoA-acylating methylmalonate-semialdehyde dehydrogenase produces MSARSVEHVIKGERRSTDGPAIEITDPATGEVIAVASTADAAVLEETVAAATRAYESWSQMSLSKRSAVLFSFRHLVATRRDELARLISAEHGKTFDDAQGEITRGLENIDYACGIGHHLQGSYADQVSTGVDVYSYREALGVVAGITPFNFPVMVPLWMAPIAIAAGNSFILKPSERDPSASLLLADLWAEAGLPAGVFSVLHGGADLVNAILDHPDIAAVSFVGSTPIAKHVYQRASANGKRVQALGGAKNHAVIMPDADITEAADHLVAAGFGSAGQRCMAISAVVAVGTPEETSPLVKAIAERGREVVVGPSTDPRSEMGPVITPQAAERIRSIVATAESEGAQIVLDGRDLTVPGYEGGNFVGPTLVDNVPVTSTAYTEEIFGPVLVVIHAADLDEALEIVNANPYGNGAAIFTSSGGAARRFQRGVQAGMVGVNVPIPVPAGSFSFGGRKDSLFGDTHIYGREGLNFYTRAKAVTSRWPSSAARPAASLAFPSENDS; encoded by the coding sequence ATGAGCGCGCGTAGCGTCGAGCACGTCATCAAGGGGGAGCGTCGCAGCACCGACGGCCCCGCTATCGAGATCACCGATCCGGCCACCGGTGAGGTGATCGCCGTCGCGAGCACGGCCGATGCGGCCGTACTCGAGGAGACGGTGGCGGCGGCCACCCGGGCGTATGAATCCTGGTCGCAGATGTCGCTGTCGAAGCGGTCGGCCGTGCTGTTCTCCTTCCGGCACCTGGTGGCCACGCGTCGGGACGAGCTCGCCCGGCTCATCTCGGCCGAGCACGGCAAGACGTTCGACGACGCTCAGGGTGAGATCACCCGTGGCCTGGAGAACATCGACTACGCGTGCGGGATCGGACACCACCTGCAGGGCTCCTACGCCGACCAGGTCTCCACCGGGGTGGATGTCTACTCCTACCGCGAGGCGCTCGGCGTGGTCGCCGGTATCACGCCCTTCAACTTCCCGGTCATGGTGCCACTGTGGATGGCCCCGATCGCGATCGCGGCCGGGAACTCCTTCATCCTCAAGCCTTCCGAGCGCGACCCGTCCGCCTCGCTGCTGCTGGCCGACCTGTGGGCCGAGGCCGGCCTGCCGGCGGGCGTGTTCAGCGTGCTGCACGGCGGCGCGGACCTGGTGAACGCCATCCTGGACCACCCCGACATCGCCGCCGTCTCGTTCGTGGGGTCCACCCCGATCGCCAAGCACGTCTACCAGCGCGCCAGCGCCAACGGGAAGCGGGTCCAGGCTCTCGGTGGGGCGAAGAACCACGCCGTGATCATGCCCGACGCCGATATCACCGAGGCCGCCGATCATCTCGTGGCGGCCGGGTTCGGTTCCGCCGGCCAGCGGTGCATGGCGATCTCGGCAGTGGTCGCCGTGGGCACCCCCGAGGAGACGTCCCCGCTGGTCAAGGCGATCGCCGAGCGCGGTAGGGAGGTCGTGGTCGGCCCATCCACCGACCCACGCTCGGAGATGGGCCCGGTGATCACCCCCCAGGCCGCCGAGCGGATCCGCTCCATCGTCGCCACCGCTGAGAGCGAGGGGGCACAGATCGTGCTGGACGGGCGCGACCTCACCGTCCCCGGGTACGAGGGAGGCAACTTCGTCGGCCCCACCCTGGTGGACAACGTGCCCGTCACCTCGACCGCCTACACCGAAGAGATCTTCGGCCCGGTGCTGGTCGTGATCCACGCGGCCGATCTCGACGAAGCCCTCGAGATCGTCAATGCCAACCCGTACGGCAATGGCGCGGCCATCTTCACCAGTTCCGGCGGTGCCGCGCGGCGGTTCCAGCGCGGCGTGCAGGCCGGGATGGTCGGCGTCAACGTCCCGATCCCGGTGCCGGCCGGCTCGTTCTCCTTCGGGGGTCGCAAGGACTCCCTGTTCGGGGACACTCACATCTACGGTCGCGAGGGCCTGAACTTCTACACCCGCGCCAAGGCTGTCACCAGCAGATGGCCCAGCAGCGCAGCGCGCCCGGCCGCCAGCCTCGCCTTCCCCTCGGAGAACGACTCATGA
- a CDS encoding sugar phosphate isomerase/epimerase family protein, with amino-acid sequence MITLANAPVSYGVFEMDAEEGVELPGADELASMIAAAGYRGIDSGPIGMLGRGEELRDRLRRHGLALAGGFVNLPLSDADAFAATLPEYRDAMAFFAEGAELHPDTPPRPTLADAGSDARRANPGGGAGLSLDAHGWDTLARNVSSAVEIAAEYGLRPTFHHHACTHVETPDEIDELLARTEIGLTFDTGHLIIGGGDPLEGLRRWSGRIDHLHIKDVRTAVLADVVARKAGMRQVWTEGAFVPLGTGDLDVAAVMEQILSSGFEGWLVVEQDVIPQVGDEPGQPQAHQVLNRDALTPWFGTESAA; translated from the coding sequence ATGATCACTCTCGCGAACGCCCCCGTCTCCTACGGCGTGTTCGAGATGGACGCCGAGGAAGGCGTGGAGCTGCCCGGTGCCGACGAGCTCGCCTCGATGATCGCCGCCGCCGGATACCGCGGGATCGACTCCGGACCGATCGGCATGCTCGGCCGCGGCGAGGAGCTGCGGGATCGGCTGCGCCGGCACGGACTCGCCCTGGCCGGCGGCTTCGTGAACCTGCCGCTGTCCGACGCCGACGCGTTCGCCGCCACGTTGCCCGAGTACCGCGACGCGATGGCGTTCTTCGCCGAGGGCGCCGAGCTGCACCCGGACACCCCACCGCGGCCCACCCTTGCCGACGCCGGTTCAGACGCACGGCGGGCCAACCCCGGTGGGGGAGCGGGCCTGAGCCTGGACGCCCACGGGTGGGACACGCTGGCACGCAACGTGTCCTCCGCCGTCGAGATCGCTGCCGAGTACGGCCTGCGGCCCACCTTCCATCACCACGCGTGCACGCATGTGGAGACGCCCGACGAGATCGACGAGCTGCTCGCCCGTACCGAGATCGGCCTCACCTTCGACACCGGGCACCTCATCATCGGCGGTGGTGACCCGCTCGAGGGCCTGCGTCGGTGGTCGGGGCGGATCGACCACCTGCACATCAAGGACGTGCGCACCGCGGTGCTGGCCGACGTGGTGGCCCGCAAGGCCGGCATGCGCCAGGTGTGGACCGAGGGTGCCTTCGTCCCGCTCGGCACCGGTGACCTGGACGTGGCCGCCGTGATGGAGCAGATCCTCAGCAGTGGTTTCGAGGGCTGGCTCGTGGTGGAGCAGGACGTGATCCCCCAGGTCGGCGACGAGCCAGGCCAGCCACAAGCGCACCAGGTCCTCAACCGGGACGCCCTCACCCCGTGGTTCGGCACGGAGAGCGCAGCATGA
- a CDS encoding Gfo/Idh/MocA family protein, producing the protein MSRIRIGVLGLGAVTQSVHLPLLARRWDLYEIAAVADLSAERTASVAGRYGVPGRFTSRAELLTAHADGSCPLDAVLVATTGTHGADVVALAEAGIAVFCEKPLALAESEVDAIEASGARVQLGYMKEYDPATAGAARALAGRTVRAVTVEILHPSSGAQLEFARLLPPATDVDPAALAEAIAPTGAALDAAVGADLDARWRTLYEGVLIGSIVHDISLLRHLGHPIEAVESATTWGAQAPDPGSVEVIGTLSGGARLHLGWHYLPEHPDYRETVTFHHDGGSVSLVFTVPYLLNAPTVLTVTSRGEDGGEVRSEHRAPQQEAFENELTAFHLFVTEGAAPASAAPQGRADLVVAQQILARLGQRHGFTPGGETAAR; encoded by the coding sequence ATGAGTCGGATCCGGATCGGTGTGCTCGGCCTCGGTGCCGTCACCCAGAGTGTGCATCTGCCGTTGCTGGCCCGGCGCTGGGACCTGTACGAGATCGCTGCCGTCGCGGACCTCTCGGCCGAGCGGACCGCCTCCGTGGCGGGTCGATACGGCGTGCCCGGGCGATTCACCTCCCGCGCCGAGCTGCTCACCGCGCACGCCGACGGATCCTGCCCGCTGGACGCGGTACTGGTGGCCACCACCGGCACCCACGGGGCGGACGTGGTGGCCCTCGCGGAGGCAGGGATCGCGGTGTTCTGCGAGAAGCCGCTCGCGCTCGCCGAGAGCGAGGTGGATGCGATCGAGGCGAGCGGAGCACGGGTCCAGCTCGGGTACATGAAGGAGTACGACCCGGCCACCGCAGGCGCAGCACGTGCGCTGGCCGGTCGCACGGTGCGAGCGGTCACCGTGGAGATCCTGCACCCCTCCAGCGGTGCCCAGCTCGAGTTCGCTCGTCTGCTTCCACCGGCCACCGACGTCGATCCCGCCGCTCTCGCCGAGGCGATCGCCCCCACCGGGGCAGCCCTGGATGCGGCGGTCGGCGCGGACCTGGACGCCCGCTGGCGCACGCTCTACGAAGGTGTGCTGATCGGCTCGATCGTGCACGACATCTCTCTGCTGCGTCACCTCGGCCACCCGATCGAGGCCGTGGAGTCCGCGACCACGTGGGGCGCCCAGGCGCCGGACCCTGGCTCGGTGGAGGTCATCGGCACGCTTTCCGGTGGCGCCCGGTTGCACCTGGGCTGGCACTACCTGCCCGAGCACCCGGACTACCGGGAGACCGTCACGTTCCACCACGACGGCGGCAGCGTCAGTCTGGTCTTCACTGTTCCCTATCTGCTGAACGCACCCACCGTTCTCACGGTCACCAGTCGTGGTGAGGACGGCGGGGAGGTCCGCAGTGAGCATCGTGCCCCGCAGCAGGAAGCGTTCGAGAACGAGCTGACGGCGTTCCACCTGTTCGTCACCGAGGGGGCGGCACCTGCCTCGGCTGCCCCGCAGGGCCGGGCCGATCTCGTGGTGGCTCAGCAGATCCTGGCCCGTCTCGGCCAGCGGCACGGTTTCACCCCGGGCGGGGAGACCGCCGCCCGCTGA